TGGGTTGCTACTGGAAACAATTTCTTGTAACTATTTATTGCAGTCAGGAATACTTTCTTGGTATCTTTTGCTTCTCAAGTCTTGAAAGTGCCCTAAATGCAGGGGGCTCAGGATGCAAAGAAGGCAAAGCGGTATGGAAAAATTGGGAAGGAGATTGTCTCTGCGTAAGTTACTATTAATTCTCTTTTGAGTGTTCAAAGACTATAAAAGTACGGTTCAGCCCTTTCTAATCTCTAGAATAGTTTCTGCTCTGTGATTATCAGCTTGGTGCAACGGTAAATTTGCTTCATTTTGACCAAGTGGGCATAGatttgagtcaggaaacagaCTCTCcacgaagcaggggtaaggctgtgtacattatgaccctccccagccactgagcctcgtgcactgggtacgccttCTTTGACAGTAGGTTAGTTCTAGCTGAAGCCCACTTTGTTCATCGTAGTAATGTTCCCTATATTTTAATCAAGGCAATGCCTAGGTGATAAGGTGCTCCTACGGCCCTAGGCGACCAGACCCAAAACGTGATGGTCTTGCCCTCCAAATGTTattactttaaaaaaattcccattcttCCATTATGTTTCTTCAGTTGCACATTTACCTCTAGTAAATATATACTTACATTTATAAGACGAAAAATACTTGGAGAATATGGCTTTGGATATAACATAACTACATAAGGTGTGCTTGCCTTAGGCATCTTTGGACTTGCCAAGGCATCAAGGCAGTTTGCCACGACTGGCTCATGTCGGGGCCATGACAACCATGTTGAGTGTTTTTAGTCTTGGCCCAATATAAACAAGACTTGATGTACTTAGGTTTGTCGCAGACCTTCTTCTGGCTTTCTCATTTCCTAGATATATCTGATTTGATTGTTCATATAGGGGGCTTCACGTGTCATTAACATTTTCTTAGACGGCccaagaaaaataacaaaaagatgTTCATATTCATCACTATAACTTAAATAACGCAGTGTCAAGAAAGGTGGTCCAAATCCAGTATCAAATACAGTTTTGGCTGCTGTTTTAGAGAAAGCTAAGGAGCTTGATGTACCTAAGGAAATTTTGGAGCGCAACATGAAGAGAGCATCTGAGAAGGGACAAGAGGCTTACATTGAGAAATTTTATGAGGTGATTTTAAATCTCATACTAGAATAGCCATTTTGTTGCTGCTATGAAGTTGAGGCCTATACTTATTTCATGGATACAGTGTGTTTTTGTAGCTCTTctccccccccgccccccccttttcttgtttttgtttttgttactTGACAATGGAGTTTGTTGGCTGTTCTAAAATTGGTTCTTCTTTCATCTTGTTCATCTATCTCCAGGTATACGGTTTTGGAGGAGTGGGTATTATAATTGAGGTCCTAACAGATAAAATAAACAGATCAGTGGCAGCTGTTAGAGAGGTGGTAAAGGACTGTGGTGGAAAGATGGCAGATCCAGGATCCATTATGTTCAAGTTTAGGCGTGCTAGGGTTGTAAACATAAAGGTCACAGATGCTGACAAAGATCAGCTCCTTGCAATTGCCTTGGATGCTGGTGCTGAGGATGTTATTGAACCTCCCATATATGAAGATgatcaagaagaagatagcTCAGAAAGGTAAGAAACTGGAAACTCTAACTTTCTACAGGTTATGCAGTTAGCTGTTACTCTTCTCATGGGTTAAGCATTGTTCTTGTGCTATTGTACTTCTTTTATGTTCAACACATCTGTCTATGGTCTTCAAAGGTCATACTTCCTCTATATGCTAATAATGGAGTTGATTGTGCTCATATGAAGATCCAAGTTCCTTGCTAGATGCCAAAATGAGCGTGTAAAATGAATTTTGTTTTGAGTAATGATGATATCTGAGTGCTCTATTGTAAGGGTTATGTCTTTGAAAGTAGAGATTCTAAGTAGTTCAAGTCTGGAGATGTAGGCATTCACCAAGAATCAAGCCAGGTTGGTAATTCCAGAATGTAGAGTACGAATTGAAGCTTCTGAAGATCAAGGCAGATTGGTTGAATATCATTTCTCTGCGAGCCCCCATGGGGCTTTTCATCCATCCATAAGTTATCTTGATTTCTATTAGTAATTTGGTACACACCTTCATAATCCAAAATATCACCATGCAGCTGAAACCTAAATGAGTCCATATATTCTCCAACCTAGCTTATTGGTCATAGCATGGCCCAATTTTATTAGTTATATGGTTCCtgacaagaaaagaaagtcaTTGCTTTGAAAACTTCAATGTTCAGACCAAGTGTGGAGATATGAATGAATCCTTTGTTGTTGTGATTTCGGAAGTGTCTTTGGCCCCTTTTTTTTACTGGAAGTTGCACGATCGAAGGAAAAAGTTGGGTTCAGTATTTATACATCTAATTAATGTTCCAGAGCACTACAATAGTGAGAATAGAAGGTTCGGAAGaattgtagaaatgcaaccctaaaacgatgcagaagataatggaaaaacaggaCAAACcatgcacatggattttacgaggttcggtaaggTTGCCTACggccccggtgagatgagatcctgcttcactatcaatggagaatagggttacaacgttcgtctttcacacctctcagtattgcttgcattatagagaaagaaatcctcgctacaaatatatagcgaaaaaccctaatccagaaagtacacaattgccctcaaataaaaaatttgagtggGACACCCCTTGCTATGTAGGGCAGTAGGGGGGcttcctgcccccttgcaacccccacggcctgtcgtcctgcctgtcgaggcgctgcactagtactccctggattaaactgtgacggaatacaagacatcgtacaccaacaagaATGACTATATAATGACCTAAACCATGTTAACAAGGGGTAATCAGTCCTAGTAGGTTCCATCATAAACTACAACACATAAATCAACTTCAGATTCAATAGTAAGAACAGATCTGAAAATTGACTCAGATTTAAGTCGAAACTTGCATAAACTGTAACTCACCAAACAGGGCGCCATTGGGGCTGAAATTTAGATGGAATGGAGATCCTATATGAGGGAACAACCATCAAAATCTGAACAAGTTCTGCCATCTGGATTGAGACTTGcgttggttgcaaggaaaaaggaaacttttggtgattcttcaagaacttgagTTGGAAGAGTCGGATGATCCTCAAATTTGGATTGATTGGTCCTCTTGAGCTcctcaacaaaccctcaaaatattGTAGCAGTCAGAGATTTGGTTTGGAAGTTACACTCCCAAAATATCTTCCGGGGAAAACCTGTAACTGGAATCGATAGCCTTTATGTGTGTGTCTTCTGATCTCACTTTACATAGTAGACAAagatagaaatagaaaaaagaaagaaaggaaagagggtGAGAATCGATTGTAGAAGAAAGGAGGTAGGGGAATGGCTACCTCAACCTAGGTATTTCATCCTCAACTTTCTCAGTTGATGAACAAACCTTTCTCAAGTCAAAGTAGTAAGCATAGCTCACAAACAATTTCATTAATCAATCCATGTCTTTGTGTAACAGCAATGCTTCTTTATATAGTAGAGGTTAAGGACTCAATACATGGTAAGAaactaaaaaatgaaacaaactaTGATTAGAAACATATTGACTTCCGACACAAACTTCCTAATAAATAATTACTTGCTTactaagaaagaaataaaggatATAACTAGACTTCTAAATACTCAAAGTATAGAAACCTAATATTCTTAATGACTAAGAAACATAAAATAACTACTAATCCTGTATAGTACTTAAATCCCCAATAGTTGGGCCTATAGAATTGATCCATTACAAAagtaaaaacccaaaaatataaagCCCATGGCCCATAAAACCCATTGGACACTCAAAATAACACATATAGTCCATTCTTAGTCCAATTTGATGGCTGCAGTAGAGAACCAGAATTGCCGCAAAATAGAAACCTGTCGCAAGAACTGGACCACACCTGACCAGGCTGTCTCTCATAGAAATTGAATCCCACAACAGGTCTGGACTGGTTCTGGCCTTGATCCTGGGATCTACATCAATGTTGCCATcacaaaattcaagattatgaATTTACAAGTGGCTATTCAACTGGAGATTGTATATGATCTTGGTATGGTTATCCAGCATAATAGCATTAGCTTTATGAGTTAAACTGCATGAGGTAGTAATGAGGTGAATCTGATGGTGACTAGTGTTGCACCAGCTGGTAGAAATCCAAGTTTATTTCAAGTAAGGATTGCTTACATTTCCATTCATTGGTTATTTGTTTGGATAAGGAAAACTTGAAATGGAAATAGATGCTTTTCATTACCCGTGACAAAATGATTAGCAAAGTTTGTACTATGCTTGAGATAGGAACTGGAACTGCCATGATGTAGATCTCTTTTCTGCTGCGTGAGTTTCTTGACAGATATGTATGGAGCTGTCAGTCCAGCATTTTCTTCATTGAAATACCCTTGCTCTGTTAACAAAGTGTTAATGTATACATGGTTgctgcccttccctaacagttcgGGCTTTTAGGTGAAGTGGTAGCGAACATTGTATCAAAGCAGGGAGGTCGAGTGTTAACTCCTGGGAAGTGCAAAAATCGGGTAAGGGCCAACGCTTCCTCTCCCTAGATGCTGCATGAAGAAATGCTTCACAACCAGGAGCTTTGCCTAGAAGTAGCTATCCTTGAAAGAGTGCGTAATAGCTCACTGAACAAGTGCTTTTGCACCGAAGAGGAATGGGGCTAAGCGATCTGTTGAAGCTGTGGGATGTAAAAATGCATCTTGAGCTCCAcgtgcaaggaccatgggatcttggcTTGCACGTGTGGGGGAGTGTTAATGTATACATTGATGTTGCCCTTCCCTAtagttcgagcttttaggtgaagcAGTAGTGAAcacaaatcaaattgaaaaacATAGAATACATGATTTTGATTGCCCATGTAACAAAATCAGAGTAACAGTAGCCCATACAACACCTCGACCTTCGTCAACAATTATGGCTCTACGGGGAAGAAAGGTGGTTTATGGCTCCTCTTAAAAAATCACATACAATTTTCCACTCTCCGGGTCAACTAGGGGTTCATTGCAATAGAGCTTGAACCCTCGAGGGAAACACCTTTTAGGTGGGCCCTTATTTGTATATATGCACCACCCCACCCTTCCTGTAGGATGGAGTTCTGGAATGAATTGGACCTTCTCTTACAATCTATTTTACTACCTATCCTCATCATAGGTGACTTCAATGAGATGAGATCCCAAGACCATAAGTTTGGGGGTAAACCATTCAAATCTTCCACTACTTTTGTGAGATTGGTGAACTTGTTGTCTCAACATGGCTTACAGGAAGTATCAGTGAAAGGAAACCCCTTCACCTGGACATACAAACAGACTCCACCCAATCTCATTAAAGAAAACCTAGATAGGGCCTATGCAAACCACTTATGGCTATCACTGTGCCCCTCAGTATCCATCTCCAAGAGGGCCTCGATGGGCTCAGACCATAACCCTATTGTCTTAGATACCCTTTCAGTACGACCCTTTTACACGAAACTGTTTCACTACCAACATGCTTTGGTTGCTCACCCAGAGTTTGTCTTTCTGTTCCACAAAATGGAGCTCTATGGGGGATATAAATATCATGGCCAAACTTGCTTCCTTAAGTAGATCACTCACCCTTTGGAACCGTAACGTTTTTGGCCACATTGATCAAATAAAAAGCAGATTACTTTCCCAGTACTTGGTTCTAGAGGAGAAACTTGGTTTGGGAAACATTACCACATGTCCCAACCTGGATGGTTTAGAGAGTAAATTCTCTTAAATTGCGGATGCAGAAGAATCTTTTTGGTGCCAAAAGGCGAGACATGATTTTATGTTACAAGGTGACCGGAATACCAAATTCTTTCACACAACTGCTAATGTAAACCTCCATAAAAGACACATTGAATTCATCTTAGACAGGaatggagagaaaatagaaacccTTGGTTTGATGGCAGCcgaatttgcctctttccttCAAAACCTTTTCTCTTCCTCCAACCCACGTGACCCCCTCTATATAGAAGGCCTCTTTCCTTTGAGGGTTTGGACCCTGATTTCTTATCCCGGCTGCCTTCAATTGAGGAAATTAAAGCGGCTGTTTTCTCTATTGGCCCTCTAAAGGCTCCAGGACATGATGGGTTTCAagccatttttttccaaaaattttggaATGTCACCCAGTTCGATATCCTCAACGTTGTGAGGGATTTTTTCCTCACTGAAACCCTTCCTCCAAATGTTAACCACACACTTGTATGTCTTATCCCAAAAAAGGACAATGCCCACTTAGTCCAAGATTTCAGGCCAATTAGTCTTTGCAATGTTACATATAAAATTGTGGCCAAAATTTTGGCTTCCCGATTGAAGTCAAACCTCCACACGTTCATCTCACCCTACCAAGCTGCTTTTGTGCCTGAGCGACAGATTACTGATAATATTGTCATTGCTCAGgaaattttccatttccttGAGAGGAAAAAAGGTAAAGTCTGGTTTTGTGGCCATTAAATTGGATATGGCCAAAGCTTATGACAAAGTGGAATGGAATTTTTTGCTTTCCATTCTAAATTTTTTGGGGTTTGGAAGCAAATGGGTTAATCTGATAAGGAGTCTGATAAGTACCACCAATTTCTCCATTAAATTAAATGGGTCAGCTTTCAATTTCTTCACTGCCGCTAGAGGTATTCGCCAAGGATGCCCCTTGAGCCCTTTTTTGTTCAATATTTTGATGTAAGGCTTATCCAGACTCCTTACAACCTATAGGGAATTGAATTTGTTTAGGGGGCATTAAAATTGCCAGGAATGCCCCTGAAATTTCACACCTCTTCTTTGCGGATGAC
This genomic stretch from Macadamia integrifolia cultivar HAES 741 chromosome 2, SCU_Mint_v3, whole genome shotgun sequence harbors:
- the LOC122072069 gene encoding probable transcriptional regulatory protein At2g25830; translated protein: MGSSIRLWGAVLHKFSNGITSKCPNVFPLRKSLVDRKVCQPWVSSEVTSKHPVRRIWTFNPVCMGRRSSKIAGRKGAQDAKKAKRYGKIGKEIVSAVKKGGPNPVSNTVLAAVLEKAKELDVPKEILERNMKRASEKGQEAYIEKFYEVYGFGGVGIIIEVLTDKINRSVAAVREVVKDCGGKMADPGSIMFKFRRARVVNIKVTDADKDQLLAIALDAGAEDVIEPPIYEDDQEEDSSESYYKVVSSAENYSVILSRLREEGISFEPDNGFELLPITTIEVDDEAMELNKELMSKLLELDDVDAVYTDQK